A genomic region of Haliotis asinina isolate JCU_RB_2024 chromosome 1, JCU_Hal_asi_v2, whole genome shotgun sequence contains the following coding sequences:
- the LOC137287377 gene encoding ubiquitin-fold modifier-conjugating enzyme 1, producing the protein MVDEVTKKTLAQIPLLKTKASPRDGELWIQRLKEEYQALIKYVQNNKEGDNDWFRLESNKEGTRWFGKCWYIHELLKYEFDVEFDIPVTYPTTAPEIALPELDGKTAKMYRGGKICLTDHFKPLWARNVPKFGIAHAMALGLGPWLAVEVPDLIQKGAVTHKDTAAK; encoded by the exons ATGGTTGACGAAGTCACCAAGAAAACTTTAGCGCAGATTCCcctgttgaaaacaaaagccAGCCCACGTGATGGAGAATTGTGGATACAGCGTTTAAAGGAGGAATATCAAGCGTTGATAAAG TATGTACAGAACAACAAGGAGGGAGACAATGACTGGTTTCGACTGGAGTCAAACAAGGAGGGAACACGTTGGTTTGGGAAATGTTGGTATATCCACGAACTGCTCAAGTATGAGTTTGATGTAGAATTTGAT ATTCCTGTGACCTACCCAACAACAGCACCAGAAATAGCACTGCCAGAGCTAGATGGCAAGACAGCCAAGATGTAcag GGGAGGTAAAATCTGCTTGACGGATCACTTTAAACCACTGTGGGCCCGAAATGTACCGAAGTTTGGGATAGCTCATGCAATGGCACTTGGG CTGGGGCCGTGGCTGGCGGTGGAAGTACCCGACTTGATACAGAAGGGAGCAGtgacacacaaagacacagcCGCCAAGTGA
- the LOC137284274 gene encoding uncharacterized protein encodes MVSLLTILLVVSVSASQPGVEFVGVGYNLLTANPDGGDSVLGGVDPGILYTRKVFDITPGSNPPEVVVEKRHSCVHIQENHVFYGSKSYQDKLGLDVKSSGGVSAVLAKFAFTLSGRYQHAREETNQNHQVFLDNQNVCNLGRARYADELAQSLGFSVSRNFAAAACRLPHVYNETNYMDFIDQWGTHVTMEVELGSKQIKRYKSTLSQFVEHVRKQGGADISLGGSYMGYGASLAVDFEKFKGSDSYKLQFGDFQYTLEAGTPELPEPIGVKVVTIDMAFNSKYWKKMDDFIRGLQCEDGMDKMALGSRQANVAKALMSYPAYKMAKGPTDPQLIIPVTWPQGTYGLMKARTGCPGGRVTWHEGWRYEDFEDVMTQNHASGQLHLAGSFGDNMRFDFCMKGDVKSTDFDMMWPAGDYCILKYGSCPSDFQEGWVYWNDERHNNKNNAGGALPDGVYNANTRINYCCRDDGLPVHDIALPTTKPFFLLKYHRGCQHVSGMTLTEEYVQTDTEDIWGDDSRGGAHPYIDGGKNPRMHYCYYAPKAKVSLIG; translated from the exons ATGGTGTCCTTGCTGACGATATTGTTGGTGGTGAGCGTGTCGGCAAGTCAACCTGGGGTGGAATTCGTAGGCGTGGGGTACAACCTGCTGACCGCAAACCCAGACGGAGGGGACAGCGTACTCGGAGGTGTCGACCCCGGTATTCTCTACACCCGGAAG GTATTTGACATCACCCCTGGCAGCAACCCACCAGAAGTTGTGGTAGAGAAGCGTCACAGCTGCGTGCACATCCAGGAGAACCATGTGTTCTACGGCAGCAAGTCGTACCAGGATAAACTTGGCCTAGACGTCAAATCTTCCG GTGGAGTTAGCGCCGTTCTGGCTAAGTTTGCCTTCACCCTCAGCGGAC GTTACCAGCATGCACGTGAGGAGACCAACCAGAATCACCAGGTGTTCCTGGACAACCAGAACGTGTGCAACCTGGGACGTGCCAGGTACGCGGATGAACTGGCGCAGTCATTGGGCTTCTCCGTCAGTAGGAACTTCGCAGCTGCGGCTTGTCGACTGCCGCACGTGTACAATGAAACTAACTACATGGATTTCATAGACCAGTGGGGCACG CACGTGACGATGGAAGTGGAGCTGGGAAGTAAGCAGATCAAGAGGTACAAGAGTACTCTCAGTCAGTTTGTCGAGCATGTCAGGAAACAG GGAGGGGCCGACATCTCCCTAGGAGGATCCTACATGGGGTACGGGGCGTCCCTTGCTGTCGACTTTGAGAAGTTCAAGGGTAGTGACAGCTACAAACTGCAGTTTGGGGACTTCCAGTACACCCTCGAGGCAGGAACTCCCGAACTTCCGGAACCCATCGGGGTCAAGGTCGTTACCATTGACATGGCTTTCAACTCTAAATACTGGAAGAAAATGGATGACTTCATACGTGGCCTTCAATGTGAGGATGGCATGGACAAAATGGCGCTTGGCAGTCGTCAGGCGAACGTTGCTAAGGCGCTGATGAGTTACCCTGCCTACAAAATGGCAAAAGGACCAACCG ATCCCCAGCTGATAATCCCTGTGACGTGGCCCCAGGGTACatatgggttgatgaaggcgaGGACTGGATGCCCGGGGGGTCGGGTCACGTGGCATGAGGGATGGAGGTACGAGGACTTTGAAGACGTCATGACTCAAAACCACGCGTCGGGACAACTCCACTTAGCGG GGTCATTTGGAGACAACATGCGCTTTGACTTCTGCATGAAAGGTGATGTGAAGTCTACCGACTTCGATATGATGTGGCCTGCTGGAGATTACTGCATCCTCAAGTACGGTAGCTGCCCTTCGG ATTTCCAGGAAGGGTGGGTATACTGGAATGACGAGCGCCATAACAACAAGAACAATGCCGGTGGCGCACTCCCCGACGGCGTCTATAATGCCAACACGCGGATCAACTACTGCTGCAG AGACGACGGACTTCCAGTCCACGACATCGCTCTCCCTACGACCAAGCCATTCTTCCTCCTCAAGTACCACCGAGGGTGTCAGCACGTCTCTGGGATGACCCTGACGGAGGAATACGTGCAGACCGACACTGAGGACATCTGGGGTGACGACTCACGCGGAGGAGCACATCCGTATATTGACGGTGGCAAAAATCCCAGAATGCACTATTGCTACTATGCACCAAAAGCCAAGGTTTcactgattggatga